In [Leptolyngbya] sp. PCC 7376, a genomic segment contains:
- the ruvA gene encoding Holliday junction branch migration protein RuvA, translated as MFSYLKGQAIALQRNLQNRTFLVLEVGGIGYEIQISSRFALEINLADEKIRQVFIHYQQREDLVILYGFESLAERDLFRQLIGVSGIGAQSAIALLDTLTLSELVQAIVSENHKLLAKAPGIGKKTAERLALELRTKLAQWRDQTGLPQADVSTPQAGIFEDLEMTLLALGYEDDEIRRAVTTLSQDSLLAQNPNADEWIRQAIALLSA; from the coding sequence ATGTTTAGCTACCTCAAGGGTCAGGCGATCGCCTTGCAAAGAAATTTACAGAATCGAACCTTTCTCGTCTTAGAGGTGGGCGGCATTGGCTACGAGATCCAAATTTCCAGTCGTTTTGCCCTTGAGATTAATTTAGCTGATGAGAAAATTCGACAGGTTTTTATTCATTATCAGCAACGTGAAGATCTGGTGATTCTCTACGGTTTTGAGTCTTTAGCTGAGCGCGATTTATTTCGTCAATTGATTGGAGTGAGTGGTATTGGAGCTCAGTCGGCGATCGCCCTGCTCGATACCCTAACTCTATCGGAACTGGTACAGGCGATCGTCAGCGAAAACCATAAACTATTGGCGAAGGCACCAGGTATTGGCAAGAAAACAGCGGAACGCTTGGCTCTTGAACTCCGCACCAAGCTTGCTCAGTGGCGTGATCAAACCGGATTACCTCAAGCTGATGTTTCTACCCCTCAAGCTGGCATTTTTGAGGATTTAGAAATGACACTGTTAGCCCTCGGTTATGAGGATGATGAAATTCGCCGTGCCGTGACTACCCTATCCCAGGATTCGCTTCTTGCCCAAAACCCTAATGCTGATGAATGGATTCGACAGGCGATCGCCCTCCTCAGTGCCTAA
- a CDS encoding ribonuclease J, whose amino-acid sequence MNNNKPKLVAKKAKAAPQPSSNEDSIKIIPLGGLHEIGKNTCVFEYDDEIILLDAGLAFPTDGMHGVNIVLPDTTYLRDNRHKIKGMIVTHGHEDHIGGIAHHLKQFDIPVIYGPRLAMSLLSDKLDEAGVSDRTKLNSVMPRDMVRIGKNFVVEYIRNTHSIADSFTVAIHTPLGVIIHTGDFKVDYTPVDGEHFDFQRLAEHGEKGVLCLLSDSTNAEVPGHTPSEASVKPNLDRIFGQAKGRLMVTTFASSVHRVNIILQLAEKHNRKVAIVGRSMLNVISHARNLGYIKCLDNLFIPLRQAKSMRDEDLLILSTGSQGESLSAMTRISKGEHRHIKIKEGDTVVFSANPIPGNTIAVVNTIDRLMMLGANVVYGKRQGIHVSGHGSQDEHKLMLALTKPKFFIPFHGEHRMLIKHAQTAQSMGVPEENIVIIDNGDIVELTENSIGTVGKVESGIELVDRSGIVHDSVLQDRQQLAEQGVITVAAAVAQDGKLVAPPEIHIRGVVASANNKLIHQLIQRNVESTIGDRTAEYKENGKRAKEEIDWTDVRIEVEQSLQRLARRELKSQPLIVFLMQVSEEVGGRSQQRRRRRPTAAAS is encoded by the coding sequence ATGAACAATAACAAACCCAAACTCGTCGCCAAGAAAGCCAAAGCAGCTCCTCAACCCAGCAGCAATGAGGATTCTATTAAAATTATTCCCCTCGGCGGACTCCATGAGATTGGGAAAAATACTTGCGTCTTTGAATATGATGACGAGATTATTCTGCTTGATGCAGGATTGGCATTCCCCACTGATGGAATGCATGGCGTAAATATCGTTTTACCTGATACGACTTATCTTCGTGACAATCGCCACAAAATTAAAGGCATGATTGTGACCCATGGTCATGAGGATCATATTGGTGGTATTGCCCACCATCTTAAGCAGTTTGATATTCCAGTTATTTATGGCCCTCGTCTAGCGATGTCCCTTCTCAGTGACAAACTGGACGAAGCTGGTGTCAGCGATCGCACCAAACTCAATAGCGTCATGCCCCGTGACATGGTGAGAATCGGCAAGAATTTTGTTGTTGAATATATCCGTAATACCCACTCCATCGCCGATAGCTTTACCGTTGCTATTCATACTCCTTTAGGCGTGATTATCCACACCGGTGACTTTAAAGTCGACTACACACCAGTTGATGGCGAACATTTTGATTTTCAGCGCTTGGCTGAACATGGTGAAAAAGGTGTGCTGTGTTTGTTGAGCGACTCGACGAATGCTGAAGTCCCCGGCCATACCCCTTCCGAAGCCTCAGTTAAACCAAATCTAGACCGGATTTTTGGTCAGGCTAAAGGACGTTTGATGGTGACTACTTTTGCGTCCTCTGTGCACCGCGTCAACATTATTTTGCAGCTTGCTGAGAAGCATAATCGTAAGGTTGCGATTGTGGGTCGCTCAATGCTTAATGTGATTTCCCACGCGCGAAATCTTGGCTATATCAAATGTTTGGATAACTTGTTTATTCCATTGCGCCAAGCGAAGAGCATGCGTGATGAAGACTTGCTAATTTTGAGCACAGGATCTCAGGGTGAAAGCCTATCGGCAATGACTCGTATTTCGAAGGGTGAACACCGTCACATCAAGATTAAGGAAGGCGATACGGTTGTCTTCTCCGCGAATCCGATTCCTGGTAATACGATTGCCGTTGTGAATACAATTGACCGTTTAATGATGCTTGGCGCGAATGTTGTTTATGGTAAGCGCCAAGGTATTCACGTTTCAGGCCATGGCTCTCAGGATGAACATAAGTTGATGCTGGCATTGACCAAGCCTAAATTCTTTATCCCATTCCACGGCGAACATCGCATGTTAATTAAGCATGCGCAAACAGCTCAATCTATGGGTGTGCCGGAAGAGAATATTGTCATTATTGATAATGGTGACATTGTTGAATTGACGGAAAATTCGATTGGTACTGTCGGTAAGGTTGAATCGGGTATTGAACTTGTAGATCGTTCTGGGATTGTTCACGATAGTGTCCTCCAGGATCGTCAACAGCTTGCTGAGCAAGGGGTCATCACTGTTGCGGCAGCTGTTGCCCAAGATGGGAAATTGGTTGCGCCTCCTGAAATCCATATTCGTGGGGTTGTGGCTTCGGCGAATAATAAGCTTATCCATCAGCTCATTCAACGCAATGTTGAAAGTACGATTGGCGATCGCACTGCTGAGTACAAAGAGAATGGTAAGCGCGCGAAAGAAGAGATCGATTGGACAGATGTTCGCATTGAAGTTGAGCAATCTCTCCAACGTCTTGCCCGTCGTGAACTTAAGAGTCAGCCTTTGATCGTCTTTTTGATGCAGGTGAGTGAGGAAGTTGGTGGTCGTTCTCAACAACGTCGTCGCCGTCGTCCTACTGCTGCTGCTTCTTAA
- a CDS encoding aspartate kinase, protein MTMIVQKYGGTSVGSVERIQAVAKRIYKRVQAGNRLVVVVSAMGKTTDTLVKLANEISSNPSRREMDMLLSTGEQVTIALLSMALQELGQPAVSLTGAQVGIVTEAEHSRARILEIKTERIEKHLDQGQVIVVAGFQGVSESRELEITTLGRGGSDTSAVAIAAALKASCCEIYTDVPGILTTDPRIVPEAQLMPEVTSDEMLELASLGAKVLHPRAVEIAKNYGVPLVVRSSWTDEPGTKVTSVAVDNRPLLDLEITNAVDGVEFDLDQARVAMLHIPDRPGVAAKLFGEIASHNVDVDLIIQSIHDGNSNDIAFTVTEKDADQAQKIVAAIAPTLCEEVGQTADDVMVKTSSDIAKITISGAGMIGRPGIAATMFQSLADAGINIEMISTSEVKVSCVIQQADRDQAIATLCDVFEIASSALTASPTAQAQTEAPAVRGIALDLKQAQLAIRHVPDAPGMAAKIFTLLAQQNISVDMIIQSQRCRVRNGINTRDIACTVAQSDAEAARLALSGIAEQLDFGEIEVNPAIAKVSVVGSGMIGAPGIAAKLFQALADDNINIQMITTSEIKISCVVPEEQGKEALQLVHKAFDLAGEAKVEMPA, encoded by the coding sequence ATGACAATGATTGTGCAGAAATACGGCGGTACCTCTGTCGGATCGGTCGAACGCATTCAAGCTGTTGCCAAGCGCATTTATAAACGGGTACAGGCTGGCAATCGGTTAGTGGTTGTGGTTTCTGCGATGGGTAAAACGACGGATACGTTGGTGAAATTGGCCAATGAGATTAGTTCTAATCCGAGTCGTCGTGAGATGGATATGTTGCTCTCGACAGGGGAACAGGTGACTATTGCGTTACTCAGTATGGCGCTGCAAGAGTTGGGTCAGCCTGCAGTATCGCTAACTGGTGCTCAGGTGGGCATTGTCACGGAAGCGGAGCATAGTCGGGCCCGGATCCTAGAGATTAAGACTGAGCGTATCGAAAAGCATTTAGATCAAGGTCAAGTGATTGTTGTGGCTGGCTTCCAAGGGGTCAGTGAAAGTCGTGAACTCGAAATTACAACTCTTGGGCGAGGCGGTTCTGATACGTCTGCAGTGGCGATCGCCGCTGCGTTGAAAGCGTCCTGTTGTGAAATCTATACGGATGTGCCGGGAATTTTAACGACAGATCCGCGCATTGTGCCAGAAGCCCAATTAATGCCAGAGGTGACGTCGGATGAAATGTTAGAGCTGGCGAGCCTCGGGGCAAAGGTTTTACATCCCCGCGCGGTGGAAATTGCCAAAAATTATGGTGTTCCTTTAGTCGTTCGGTCGAGTTGGACAGATGAGCCAGGCACAAAAGTGACTTCTGTGGCAGTGGATAATCGCCCGTTACTGGATCTCGAAATTACCAATGCGGTTGATGGGGTTGAATTTGATTTAGATCAGGCACGGGTAGCAATGCTGCATATTCCTGATCGCCCTGGCGTTGCCGCAAAATTATTTGGAGAAATTGCTTCTCACAATGTCGATGTGGATTTAATTATTCAGTCGATTCATGACGGTAATAGTAACGATATTGCGTTTACGGTGACGGAAAAGGATGCTGATCAGGCTCAAAAGATTGTGGCGGCGATCGCCCCGACACTTTGCGAAGAGGTTGGACAAACAGCCGATGATGTCATGGTTAAAACCTCAAGCGATATTGCCAAGATCACCATTTCTGGGGCTGGTATGATTGGCCGACCTGGGATTGCTGCCACGATGTTTCAGAGTTTGGCAGATGCTGGTATTAATATCGAAATGATTTCGACGTCTGAGGTGAAGGTGAGTTGCGTGATTCAGCAGGCTGACCGCGACCAGGCGATCGCCACTTTATGCGATGTATTTGAGATTGCATCCTCGGCGCTGACTGCATCACCCACCGCTCAGGCTCAAACTGAAGCACCCGCTGTACGGGGTATTGCCCTAGATCTCAAACAAGCTCAACTCGCGATTCGTCATGTGCCCGATGCACCAGGGATGGCTGCCAAAATTTTTACGCTCTTGGCACAGCAAAATATTAGCGTCGATATGATTATTCAGTCCCAGCGTTGTCGGGTGCGCAATGGCATTAATACTCGCGATATTGCTTGCACCGTTGCCCAGAGTGACGCTGAAGCCGCGCGTTTGGCTTTAAGTGGTATTGCTGAACAGCTTGATTTTGGTGAGATTGAAGTCAATCCGGCGATCGCCAAAGTGAGTGTTGTTGGCTCTGGGATGATTGGCGCACCGGGCATTGCCGCGAAACTTTTCCAAGCCCTAGCGGATGACAATATCAATATCCAGATGATTACCACCTCAGAAATCAAAATTAGCTGCGTCGTCCCTGAGGAGCAAGGTAAAGAAGCTCTACAACTTGTACATAAAGCCTTTGATTTAGCCGGTGAGGCGAAAGTGGAGATGCCTGCTTAG
- the dnaB gene encoding replicative DNA helicase, with protein MADSTPTFSNRSLPPQNIDAEESILGGILLDPEAMGRVVDILIVNAFYVQAHRDLYKGLLILHAQGKPTDIVTLTSWLQDQKLFEKIGGTAKLATLVDRTVSAVNVDRYAQLVMDKYVRRQLIAGGNEIIDLGYDTTTPLEEVLDESEQKIFKLTQERPQDGLTPIAETIVETFNNIEDLHQEITLPGLSCGFYDLDAMTSGFQRSDLVIIAGRPAMGKTSFSLNVAVNVATTHKLPVAIFSLEMSKEQLVQRLLAGEAQIESNRLRAGRLTQTDMEPLINAVESLSDVPLFIDDTANLTVAQMRSQARKLQAEQGGKLGLIMLDYLQLMEGGGDNRVQEISKITRALKGLARELNVPILALSQLSRGVEARTNKRPMMSDLRESGSIEQDADLIIMLYRDSYYNPDSPDHDIAEVIITKHRNGPTGTVKLIFQPELTKFLNLANAGNSYAEVY; from the coding sequence ATGGCAGACTCCACGCCGACTTTTTCAAACCGCTCCCTTCCACCCCAAAACATTGACGCAGAAGAATCAATCCTTGGCGGTATCCTGCTCGATCCAGAGGCAATGGGACGCGTGGTCGATATTCTCATCGTTAATGCCTTCTACGTCCAAGCACACCGCGATCTCTACAAAGGACTGCTCATCCTCCATGCCCAAGGGAAACCCACAGATATCGTTACCCTCACATCATGGCTACAGGATCAAAAACTATTCGAGAAAATTGGTGGCACTGCAAAATTAGCCACTCTCGTTGATCGCACTGTTTCTGCCGTTAACGTCGATCGTTATGCTCAGCTCGTGATGGACAAATATGTTCGTCGCCAGCTCATCGCTGGAGGAAATGAAATTATCGACTTGGGTTATGACACAACAACTCCCCTCGAAGAAGTCCTCGACGAATCAGAGCAAAAGATTTTTAAACTTACCCAAGAACGCCCCCAAGATGGCTTAACACCTATCGCCGAAACCATTGTCGAAACGTTTAACAATATCGAGGATTTACATCAAGAAATTACACTGCCGGGCTTAAGCTGCGGTTTTTATGATCTTGATGCAATGACTAGTGGCTTCCAGCGCTCAGACTTAGTGATTATTGCGGGTCGTCCAGCGATGGGGAAAACCAGTTTTTCGCTCAATGTCGCCGTCAATGTCGCCACCACTCATAAGCTACCTGTCGCCATCTTTAGCCTAGAGATGTCCAAAGAGCAGCTGGTGCAACGACTACTGGCTGGAGAAGCCCAAATTGAAAGTAATAGGCTTCGCGCTGGTCGCCTTACCCAAACGGACATGGAGCCGTTGATTAATGCAGTGGAATCTTTATCAGATGTGCCCTTATTCATTGATGACACTGCTAATTTGACGGTGGCACAGATGCGATCGCAGGCCAGAAAGCTTCAAGCGGAACAGGGCGGAAAGTTGGGCCTAATCATGCTCGACTATCTTCAGCTTATGGAAGGTGGTGGCGATAACCGTGTCCAAGAAATTTCAAAGATTACGCGGGCGCTGAAGGGTCTTGCACGTGAACTGAATGTGCCAATTTTGGCTTTATCGCAGCTAAGCCGTGGTGTAGAAGCTCGGACAAATAAACGTCCCATGATGTCAGATTTGCGAGAATCTGGCTCGATTGAGCAGGATGCTGATCTGATTATCATGCTGTACCGCGATAGCTACTACAATCCCGATTCCCCCGACCATGACATTGCCGAAGTGATTATTACCAAACACCGGAATGGCCCCACAGGAACCGTGAAACTAATCTTCCAACCAGAACTTACAAAATTCCTAAACCTAGCCAATGCAGGCAATAGTTACGCAGAAGTCTATTAG
- the dapA gene encoding 4-hydroxy-tetrahydrodipicolinate synthase — MTSTRFGRVITAMVTPFTEEGQVNYAMAEKLASHLIDNGSDGLVVCGTTGESPTLTWEEEHQLFLAVKSAATGRATVIAGTGSNSTSEAIAATKKAEALGLDGTLQVVPYYNKPPQEGLYHHYQAIAEACPDIPLMLYNVPGRTSCNLAPETVIRLAEIDNIVAIKEASGNVDQAAQIRCAVSDDFEIYSGDDSLTLPLMSVGAQGVVSVASHLVGKPMQEMIQAFLAGENEKAIAIHLKLFPLLKVLFCDTNPLPVKTALILQGWSLGSFRPPLYPLDPHRTKQLTQVLKDLSLL, encoded by the coding sequence ATGACGAGTACAAGATTTGGTCGAGTAATCACCGCAATGGTGACGCCCTTTACTGAAGAGGGTCAAGTAAATTATGCGATGGCTGAGAAGCTTGCCTCCCATCTTATTGATAATGGTAGTGATGGCTTGGTCGTCTGTGGCACAACTGGTGAATCGCCAACTTTGACTTGGGAAGAGGAACATCAGCTATTTCTAGCGGTGAAAAGTGCTGCTACTGGCCGGGCAACGGTTATTGCTGGTACTGGTTCTAATTCAACGAGTGAGGCGATCGCCGCGACGAAAAAAGCTGAGGCATTAGGACTAGATGGCACATTACAAGTGGTGCCCTACTATAATAAGCCTCCCCAAGAGGGTCTCTACCACCACTATCAGGCGATCGCCGAAGCTTGTCCTGACATCCCTTTGATGCTCTACAACGTCCCTGGGCGTACAAGTTGTAACCTTGCTCCGGAAACCGTGATTCGGTTAGCGGAGATTGATAACATCGTTGCAATCAAAGAAGCCAGTGGTAACGTTGACCAAGCCGCTCAAATCCGCTGTGCTGTCAGCGATGATTTTGAGATCTACTCTGGTGATGACAGTCTTACATTGCCCTTAATGAGCGTTGGTGCCCAGGGTGTAGTGAGCGTCGCGAGTCATCTTGTTGGTAAGCCAATGCAAGAGATGATTCAGGCCTTTTTAGCCGGTGAAAATGAAAAGGCGATCGCCATCCATCTGAAACTATTTCCGTTATTGAAAGTCTTGTTTTGTGATACCAATCCTTTACCCGTAAAAACAGCTCTAATCCTTCAAGGCTGGAGCCTTGGTAGTTTCCGTCCCCCCTTGTATCCTCTCGATCCGCACCGTACTAAACAGTTGACTCAGGTGCTAAAAGATCTTTCTCTGCTCTAG
- a CDS encoding PAS domain S-box protein, whose translation MTSFANQAISQHLNDYIIDDGLSICNLETGQIINVDPIQCKMTGYSEAELTSQQLFEFIHPDSLNLFDSFLDTLRADKEFYCQAIAQRKDGSCFDIEVRAVACLYDGKPHGLITMQDISQRKAAEVALAESEAYHRNLLEQSSMGLLLCRMNGEFVYANQAFAGILGRENEDLSVLSYWEITPEKYAPQEQIQLQSLSKTGRYGPYEKEYIHKNGSLIPVRLSGRIVERHGEKFIWSSVENISDRKAAEAIILQKSQELEKALTQLQTTQLQMVQREKMATLGNLVAGVGHEINNPMGFLNGSINNAKDYIQELFEYLAIYHSQHPPNNKVQDVADDIDLEFILEDLPRLLESMTTATTQIKSISRSLRIFSRAETKEKVSIDLHDGLNSTLLILKYRLKATECRPAIEVKKDYGELPEIKCFSSQLNQVFMNILANAIDALEEASEGHSFEDLEDNPQHITIRTSVDNQHIKISIADNGLGIPKKDQARIFNNLFTTKAIGKGTGLGLAIARQIIVETHEGSIDVISDIDQGCEFCIYLPIT comes from the coding sequence ATGACCAGCTTTGCCAACCAAGCTATATCACAGCACTTAAATGATTACATCATTGATGATGGCCTTTCGATTTGTAACTTAGAAACAGGCCAGATTATCAATGTTGATCCGATTCAATGCAAAATGACAGGATATTCCGAAGCGGAATTGACCAGCCAGCAATTGTTCGAGTTCATTCATCCTGATTCTCTGAACTTATTTGATAGTTTTCTCGACACTCTCCGAGCCGATAAAGAATTTTATTGTCAGGCGATCGCCCAACGAAAGGATGGCAGCTGTTTTGATATCGAAGTTAGAGCAGTGGCCTGCCTCTATGACGGCAAACCCCATGGCCTAATCACAATGCAAGATATTAGCCAACGCAAAGCAGCAGAAGTCGCTCTGGCAGAAAGTGAAGCCTACCATCGTAACTTATTAGAACAATCCTCCATGGGTTTACTGCTCTGTCGGATGAATGGGGAATTTGTCTATGCCAATCAAGCTTTTGCGGGGATTCTCGGTCGCGAAAATGAGGATTTATCTGTCCTAAGCTATTGGGAAATCACTCCCGAGAAATATGCCCCTCAAGAACAAATACAGCTCCAAAGCCTATCTAAAACCGGGCGCTATGGCCCCTATGAAAAAGAATATATCCACAAAAATGGCTCCCTTATCCCGGTCAGGCTATCGGGAAGAATTGTTGAGCGACATGGCGAAAAATTTATTTGGTCAAGCGTCGAAAATATCAGCGATCGCAAAGCAGCAGAAGCGATCATTTTGCAAAAATCACAGGAGTTGGAAAAAGCCTTAACGCAACTGCAAACGACTCAATTACAAATGGTGCAACGTGAAAAAATGGCCACCCTAGGGAATCTAGTAGCAGGAGTTGGTCATGAAATAAACAATCCGATGGGCTTCCTCAACGGCAGTATTAATAATGCCAAGGATTATATACAAGAGCTGTTTGAATATTTGGCGATTTATCACTCACAACATCCCCCGAATAATAAAGTTCAAGATGTGGCAGATGATATCGATTTAGAATTTATCCTTGAAGATTTACCGAGACTCTTAGAATCAATGACAACGGCAACAACTCAAATTAAAAGCATTAGTAGAAGCCTTCGTATTTTCTCGCGCGCTGAAACAAAAGAAAAAGTGAGTATAGATTTGCATGATGGCCTAAACAGTACGTTGCTTATCCTCAAATATCGACTAAAAGCAACGGAATGCCGTCCAGCGATTGAAGTCAAAAAAGACTATGGTGAGTTACCTGAAATCAAATGCTTTTCTAGCCAGCTCAATCAAGTATTTATGAACATCTTGGCTAATGCAATTGATGCTTTAGAAGAAGCTAGTGAAGGTCATAGTTTTGAAGATCTAGAAGATAATCCCCAACACATTACTATTCGTACTTCAGTGGATAATCAACACATTAAAATCAGTATTGCCGATAATGGTTTAGGGATTCCCAAAAAGGATCAAGCGAGAATTTTCAACAATCTATTTACGACAAAAGCGATTGGCAAAGGTACGGGCTTAGGGTTGGCGATCGCCAGACAAATTATCGTTGAAACCCATGAGGGAAGCATCGACGTCATCTCCGATATCGATCAGGGTTGTGAGTTTTGTATTTACCTGCCCATAACGTAA
- a CDS encoding RNA-binding protein, producing the protein MSVRLYVGNLPKDVVEKDALTTFFADAGENASTKVIKDRKTGKCRGFAFVTVPTDEEADAFIEKYNGQSFMDSELKIEKALPRAKTDEKPSNAGGNTGSKGGGGKRKRGDKKPMTYSSGGSSSAQPDPRWASELEKLKDMLQKQTTNV; encoded by the coding sequence ATGTCCGTCCGTTTATACGTCGGTAATTTACCCAAAGATGTCGTCGAGAAAGACGCCCTCACCACATTTTTCGCAGATGCAGGCGAGAACGCTAGTACTAAAGTGATTAAAGACCGCAAAACTGGCAAGTGCCGTGGTTTTGCATTCGTAACCGTTCCCACTGACGAAGAAGCAGATGCTTTCATCGAAAAGTACAACGGCCAATCCTTCATGGATAGCGAGCTCAAAATTGAGAAAGCACTTCCCCGCGCTAAGACCGATGAGAAGCCCAGCAATGCTGGTGGCAACACAGGTAGTAAAGGCGGTGGCGGTAAGCGTAAGCGTGGCGACAAGAAGCCTATGACTTACTCTAGCGGTGGCTCCTCCTCTGCACAGCCTGACCCTCGTTGGGCTAGCGAACTCGAAAAGCTTAAGGACATGCTCCAGAAGCAAACCACAAACGTCTAA
- the rpiA gene encoding ribose-5-phosphate isomerase RpiA codes for MDPVKVMKQEVGRAAAAMVESNTIVGLGTGSTTAYAIQFIGERLAAGEIENIVGIPTSFQAEVLSKQYGIPLVGLDAVDHIDLAIDGADEVDPNKNLIKGGGAAHTREKVVDALANKFVVVVDSGKLVDSLGSTFLLPVEVIPMAITPVMRQLEALGGKPELRMGVKKAGPVVTDEGNLVVDLKFESIADPAALEIAINNIPGVLENGLFVGVANTILVGEIIDGEPKVRTIN; via the coding sequence ATGGATCCAGTAAAGGTAATGAAACAAGAAGTTGGACGTGCAGCCGCAGCAATGGTTGAGTCCAATACCATCGTTGGTCTAGGCACAGGTTCAACTACTGCTTACGCCATTCAGTTCATTGGTGAGCGATTGGCTGCTGGCGAAATTGAAAATATTGTTGGTATTCCCACGTCTTTTCAGGCAGAGGTTTTATCCAAGCAGTACGGCATTCCTCTCGTCGGTCTTGATGCAGTTGATCATATTGATCTCGCTATTGACGGTGCAGATGAGGTTGACCCCAACAAAAATTTGATTAAGGGTGGTGGTGCAGCTCACACTCGTGAAAAGGTGGTGGATGCCCTGGCAAATAAGTTTGTTGTTGTCGTTGACAGCGGTAAGCTCGTAGATAGTCTTGGTTCGACTTTCCTCTTGCCTGTTGAAGTGATTCCGATGGCTATTACACCTGTGATGCGCCAGCTTGAAGCACTCGGTGGTAAACCTGAATTAAGGATGGGCGTGAAGAAGGCAGGCCCTGTCGTTACTGATGAAGGTAACTTGGTAGTCGATCTTAAGTTTGAAAGCATTGCTGATCCAGCGGCTCTCGAAATTGCGATTAATAATATCCCTGGTGTCCTTGAGAATGGTTTATTTGTCGGTGTGGCAAATACAATTCTCGTGGGTGAGATTATCGATGGTGAGCCCAAGGTACGTACTATTAACTAA
- a CDS encoding aspartate-semialdehyde dehydrogenase, with translation MSELVNVAILGATGAVGAELLQLLEERDFPVKTLKLLASPRSAGKTLTFKGQEITVEEVSAESFKGVDILLASAGGATSKKWAAIAVEAGAVVVDNSSAFRMDPEVPLIVPEINPEAAKDHKGIIANPNCTTILMGVAIYPLHKVQPIKRIVVSTYQSASGAGARAMEEVKHQTEAILAGDAPKTESFPYPLAFNLFPHNSPLDEQGYCQEEMKMVNETRKIFGEPDLKVSATCVRVPVLRAHSEAINLEFEEPFEPPAAKEILSTAPGVTIVEDWEQNYFPMPIDATGKDPVLVGRIRKDISQDHGLELWLCGDQIRKGAALNAVQIAELLCEQGLLQSNTVAAAV, from the coding sequence TTGTCAGAATTAGTAAATGTTGCCATTCTTGGGGCAACGGGGGCTGTCGGAGCTGAGTTGCTCCAGCTTCTAGAAGAGCGTGATTTTCCCGTTAAAACTTTAAAGCTATTAGCATCACCCCGTTCAGCGGGCAAAACCCTAACATTCAAGGGTCAAGAGATTACGGTTGAAGAAGTTTCAGCTGAGTCTTTTAAGGGTGTTGATATTTTGCTTGCGTCAGCAGGTGGAGCAACGTCTAAAAAATGGGCGGCGATCGCCGTGGAAGCTGGCGCTGTCGTGGTAGATAATTCCAGCGCGTTTCGAATGGATCCAGAGGTTCCATTGATCGTGCCGGAGATTAACCCTGAAGCCGCCAAAGATCACAAAGGCATCATTGCGAACCCTAACTGCACAACTATTTTGATGGGCGTTGCGATTTACCCTTTGCATAAGGTGCAACCCATTAAGCGCATTGTCGTGTCTACTTATCAGTCCGCTAGCGGGGCTGGTGCTCGGGCGATGGAAGAGGTGAAGCATCAGACCGAAGCAATTTTGGCTGGTGATGCACCGAAGACAGAATCTTTTCCTTATCCTCTTGCGTTTAATCTTTTCCCCCACAATTCCCCTCTCGATGAGCAAGGCTATTGCCAGGAAGAGATGAAGATGGTGAATGAAACGCGCAAGATTTTTGGGGAGCCGGATTTAAAAGTTTCTGCGACTTGTGTACGTGTACCCGTACTGCGCGCTCACTCGGAAGCGATTAACCTAGAGTTTGAAGAACCTTTTGAACCGCCTGCGGCAAAGGAAATTCTTTCCACTGCGCCTGGTGTGACCATTGTTGAGGACTGGGAACAAAATTATTTCCCGATGCCTATTGATGCGACTGGCAAAGACCCTGTGCTTGTTGGTCGAATTCGTAAGGATATTTCTCAAGATCATGGCCTTGAACTATGGTTATGTGGAGACCAAATCCGTAAGGGTGCTGCTCTGAATGCGGTGCAGATTGCTGAACTGCTTTGTGAACAAGGTTTGTTGCAGTCTAATACGGTTGCAGCAGCGGTCTAA